Proteins from one Panicum virgatum strain AP13 chromosome 7K, P.virgatum_v5, whole genome shotgun sequence genomic window:
- the LOC120639646 gene encoding serine/arginine-rich splicing factor RS31-like isoform X2, with the protein MRPVFVGNLDYDTRHSELDHLFYRYGRIERIDMKSGFAFVYFEDERDGDDAIRALDGYPFGPGRRRLSVEWSRGDRAARRDGDKPAANTKPTKTLFVINFDPINTRVSDIERHFAPFGNISNVRIRRNFAFVRFGTMEEARKALEATHATTLLDRVISVEYAFRDDGETSDRYDSPRRDGYGRRGDSPYRRSISPVYRSRPSPDYGRPPRSRPSPDYGRPPSPVYGSYGRSRSPVRDRYRRSPGYRSRSPPAKRRAYD; encoded by the exons ATGAGGCCGGTGTTCGTGGGAAACCTTGACTATGACACCCGCCACTCGGAGCTCGACCACCTCTTCTACCGCTACGGCAGGATCGAGCGCATCGACATGAAGTCAG GATTTGCTTTCGTTTACTTTGAGGATGAGCGTGATGGTGATGATGCCATACGGGCTCTTGATGGTTATCCCTTTGGCCCTGGCAGACGCAGGCTTTCAGTGGAGTGGTCAAGG GGTGATCGAGCTGCTAGACGTGATGGTGATAAACCAGCAGCAAACACTAAGCCCACTAAGACGTTGTTTGTCATCAACTTTGACCCAATCAACACAAGAGTCAGTGATATTGAAAGGCACTTTGCACCATTTGGGAATATATCAAATGTTCGGATAAGGAGGAACTTTGCTTTTGTCCGGTTTGGAACAATGGAAGAAGCCAGAAAAGCTCTTGAAGCTACTCATGCTAC CACCCTTTTGGATAGAGTGATTTCTGTGGAGTATGCCTTTAGGGATGATGGTGAAACAAGTGATAGATATGACAGCCCTAGAAGAGACGGCTATGGTAGGCGTGGGGATAGCCCATATCGCCGTTCTATTAGCCCAGTGTACCG GTCACGACCTAGTCCTGACTATGGTCGCCCACCAAGGTCACGACCTAGTCCTGACTATGGTCGCCCACCAAGTCCTGTGTATGGTTCGTATGGCAGGAGCAGGAGTCCTGTTCGTGATCGCTATAGGAG ATCTCCTGGTTACCGATCAAGATCCCCACCTGCCAAAAGAAGAGCTTATGACTAA
- the LOC120639649 gene encoding uncharacterized protein LOC120639649, producing the protein MSALLDLLMGIFRQQTLGGAALELAALAAPLWVAALVGLLIGWAWRPRWAGVVVGDNAQQAAPPPPARVTATAEASRLESAAVVPRTVVAPVAPEEEQLVVNTGDLMHLWRLVEEKDGGPSWIHMMERTLPTMRYQAWRRDPPNGPPQYRSSTIFEDASPEVVRDFFWDDEFRIKNSWDDMLLQHETLEECTKTGTMVVRWVRKFPFFCSDREYIIGRRIWASGKTFYCVTKGVPRPSVPRQNKPRRVDLYYSSWCIRPVESRKGDGAMTACEVLLFHHEDMGIPWEIAKLGVRQGMWGCVKRIEPGLRAYQVARTAGEPISKCAAMAHVTTKFNADELNTEDNTEASSSNNNMEIEKPKHWTNNIPKVLMIGGAVALACTFDGGLLTKAVIFGTARRFAGPGRR; encoded by the exons ATGTCGGCGCTCCTCGATCTGTTGATGGGGATCTTCCGCCAGCAGaccctcggcggcgccgccctcgagCTCGCCGCGCTGGCCGCGCCGCTCTGGGTCGCCGCACTCGTAGGCCTGCTCATCGGCTGGGCGTGGCGCCCGAGGTGGGcgggcgtcgtcgtcggcgacaaCGCCCAAcaggcggcgccgcctccgcccgcgcgCGTCACCGCCACGGCCGAGGCCTCTCGCCTCGAGTCGGCGGCCGTCGTACCAAG GACCGTGGTGGCTCCTGTGGCGCCGGAGGAAGAGCAATTGGTGGTCAACACCGGTGACTTGATGCACCTCTGGCGGCTCGTCGAGGAGAAGGACGGTGGCCCATCGTGGATTCATATGATGGAGCGCACTCTGCCGACCATGAGATATCAGGCTTGGCGGAGAGACCCACCG AATGGTCCACCGCAGTACCGCAGTAGCACTATCTTTGAGGATGCGTCGCCAGAGGTTGTGAGGGATTTCTTCTGGGATGATGAATTCCGGATTAAGAACAGCTGGGACGACATGCTTCTTCAGCATGAGACACTGGAGGAGTGCACCAAAACTGGAACCATGGTTGTCCGGTGGGTCAGGAAG TTCCCATTCTTCTGTAGTGACAGGGAGTACATCATCGGTCGCAGAATATGGGCATCTGGAAAGACGTTTTACTGTGTCACCAAG GGTGTGCCTCGTCCCTCTGTTCCAAGACAAAACAAACCTCGTCGGGTGGACTTGTACTACTCTAGCTGGTGCATCCGTCCAG TTGAATCAAGAAAAGGTGATGGTGCAATGACTGCATGTGAAGTGCTCTTATTCCATCATGAAGATATGGGGATTCCATGGGAAATTGCAAAACTTGGTGTCCGGCAGGGGATGTGGGGCTGCGTCAAAAGGATTGAACCTGGCCTTCGGGCATACCAAGTTGCAAGGACAGCAGGAGAGCCTATTTCAAAATGCGCTGCCATGGCACATGTTACCACCAAATTCAATGCTGATGAGCTCAACACAGAAGACAACACCGAGGCTAGTTCGTCCAACAACAACATGGAGATTGAGAAGCCAAAGCACTGGACAAACAACATACCCAAGGTTCTCATGATAGGTGGTGCTGTCGCCCTGGCTTGCACCTTTGACGGTGGATTATTGACCAAGGCTGTCATATTCGGCACCGCAAGAAGGTTTGCAGGTCCAGGAAGGCGGTAG
- the LOC120639646 gene encoding serine/arginine-rich splicing factor RS31A-like isoform X1 has translation MRPVFVGNLDYDTRHSELDHLFYRYGRIERIDMKSGFAFVYFEDERDGDDAIRALDGYPFGPGRRRLSVEWSRGDRAARRDGDKPAANTKPTKTLFVINFDPINTRVSDIERHFAPFGNISNVRIRRNFAFVRFGTMEEARKALEATHATTLLDRVISVEYAFRDDGETSDRYDSPRRDGYGRRGDSPYRRSISPVYRSRPSPDYGRPPRSRPSPDYGRPPRSRPSPDYGRPPSPVYGSYGRSRSPVRDRYRRSPGYRSRSPPAKRRAYD, from the exons ATGAGGCCGGTGTTCGTGGGAAACCTTGACTATGACACCCGCCACTCGGAGCTCGACCACCTCTTCTACCGCTACGGCAGGATCGAGCGCATCGACATGAAGTCAG GATTTGCTTTCGTTTACTTTGAGGATGAGCGTGATGGTGATGATGCCATACGGGCTCTTGATGGTTATCCCTTTGGCCCTGGCAGACGCAGGCTTTCAGTGGAGTGGTCAAGG GGTGATCGAGCTGCTAGACGTGATGGTGATAAACCAGCAGCAAACACTAAGCCCACTAAGACGTTGTTTGTCATCAACTTTGACCCAATCAACACAAGAGTCAGTGATATTGAAAGGCACTTTGCACCATTTGGGAATATATCAAATGTTCGGATAAGGAGGAACTTTGCTTTTGTCCGGTTTGGAACAATGGAAGAAGCCAGAAAAGCTCTTGAAGCTACTCATGCTAC CACCCTTTTGGATAGAGTGATTTCTGTGGAGTATGCCTTTAGGGATGATGGTGAAACAAGTGATAGATATGACAGCCCTAGAAGAGACGGCTATGGTAGGCGTGGGGATAGCCCATATCGCCGTTCTATTAGCCCAGTGTACCGGTCACGACCTAGTCCTGACTATGGTCGCCCACCAAGGTCACGACCTAGTCCTGACTATGGTCGCCCACCAAGGTCACGACCTAGTCCTGACTATGGTCGCCCACCAAGTCCTGTGTATGGTTCGTATGGCAGGAGCAGGAGTCCTGTTCGTGATCGCTATAGGAG ATCTCCTGGTTACCGATCAAGATCCCCACCTGCCAAAAGAAGAGCTTATGACTAA
- the LOC120642853 gene encoding uncharacterized protein LOC120642853, with the protein MASTDVIILSSPVASDGFKSKFLASPALAVVQVPADASSSKRQQVKIASKQQQLKPRFALELDGLNCFETLVSR; encoded by the exons ATGGCTTCTACAGATGTCATCATATTGTCTTCGCCAGTGGCCAGCGATGGCTTCAAGAGCAAG TTCTTGGCGAGCCCTGCACTAGCAGTAGTACAGGTACCTGCAGATGCCAGCAGCAGCAAAAGGCAGCAGGTGAAGATCGCTAGCAAGCAGCAGCAGTTGAAACCGCGGTTCGCCCTGGAATTGGACGGGCTCAACTGCTTCGAGACTCTAGTCTCTCGCTGA
- the LOC120639646 gene encoding serine/arginine-rich splicing factor RS31-like isoform X4, with amino-acid sequence MRPVFVGNLDYDTRHSELDHLFYRYGRIERIDMKSGFAFVYFEDERDGDDAIRALDGYPFGPGRRRLSVEWSRGDRAARRDGDKPAANTKPTKTLFVINFDPINTRVSDIERHFAPFGNISNVRIRRNFAFVRFGTMEEARKALEATHATSPGYRSRSPPAKRRAYD; translated from the exons ATGAGGCCGGTGTTCGTGGGAAACCTTGACTATGACACCCGCCACTCGGAGCTCGACCACCTCTTCTACCGCTACGGCAGGATCGAGCGCATCGACATGAAGTCAG GATTTGCTTTCGTTTACTTTGAGGATGAGCGTGATGGTGATGATGCCATACGGGCTCTTGATGGTTATCCCTTTGGCCCTGGCAGACGCAGGCTTTCAGTGGAGTGGTCAAGG GGTGATCGAGCTGCTAGACGTGATGGTGATAAACCAGCAGCAAACACTAAGCCCACTAAGACGTTGTTTGTCATCAACTTTGACCCAATCAACACAAGAGTCAGTGATATTGAAAGGCACTTTGCACCATTTGGGAATATATCAAATGTTCGGATAAGGAGGAACTTTGCTTTTGTCCGGTTTGGAACAATGGAAGAAGCCAGAAAAGCTCTTGAAGCTACTCATGCTAC ATCTCCTGGTTACCGATCAAGATCCCCACCTGCCAAAAGAAGAGCTTATGACTAA
- the LOC120639646 gene encoding serine/arginine-rich splicing factor RS31-like isoform X3 encodes MRPVFVGNLDYDTRHSELDHLFYRYGRIERIDMKSGFAFVYFEDERDGDDAIRALDGYPFGPGRRRLSVEWSRGDRAARRDGDKPAANTKPTKTLFVINFDPINTRVSDIERHFAPFGNISNVRIRRNFAFVRFGTMEEARKALEATHATTLLDRVISVEYAFRDDGETSDRYDSPRRDGYGRRGDSPYRRSISPVYRSRPSPDYGRPPRSRPSPDYGRPPSPVYGSYGRSRSPVRDRYRRSPGYRSRSPPAKRRAYD; translated from the exons ATGAGGCCGGTGTTCGTGGGAAACCTTGACTATGACACCCGCCACTCGGAGCTCGACCACCTCTTCTACCGCTACGGCAGGATCGAGCGCATCGACATGAAGTCAG GATTTGCTTTCGTTTACTTTGAGGATGAGCGTGATGGTGATGATGCCATACGGGCTCTTGATGGTTATCCCTTTGGCCCTGGCAGACGCAGGCTTTCAGTGGAGTGGTCAAGG GGTGATCGAGCTGCTAGACGTGATGGTGATAAACCAGCAGCAAACACTAAGCCCACTAAGACGTTGTTTGTCATCAACTTTGACCCAATCAACACAAGAGTCAGTGATATTGAAAGGCACTTTGCACCATTTGGGAATATATCAAATGTTCGGATAAGGAGGAACTTTGCTTTTGTCCGGTTTGGAACAATGGAAGAAGCCAGAAAAGCTCTTGAAGCTACTCATGCTAC CACCCTTTTGGATAGAGTGATTTCTGTGGAGTATGCCTTTAGGGATGATGGTGAAACAAGTGATAGATATGACAGCCCTAGAAGAGACGGCTATGGTAGGCGTGGGGATAGCCCATATCGCCGTTCTATTAGCCCAGTGTACCGGTCACGACCTAGTCCTGACTATGGTCGCCCACCAAGGTCACGACCTAGTCCTGACTATGGTCGCCCACCAAG TCCTGTGTATGGTTCGTATGGCAGGAGCAGGAGTCCTGTTCGTGATCGCTATAGGAG ATCTCCTGGTTACCGATCAAGATCCCCACCTGCCAAAAGAAGAGCTTATGACTAA